One Streptomyces sp. L2 genomic window carries:
- a CDS encoding SpoIIE family protein phosphatase produces the protein MATEGAAVRRTRTERAESALATLTSSPPSPDRLRRVLEQALVFAGAAFAGVYSPGGDPATLCLAESAGLPRTLYGLRDGYPAGGHSPVAAAHRGGRPLWLGPEELADCPEARRTPSPEFSLAVLPLGAAGAGCLVAVSEEPGGFGTDDRVCLELIAGAVAVPVPAGPAADTGELPADAFSLAMDTGRVEVGDTILRLFGIGREAFDGRVETLLALTVPEDLPALMSVVEADHMSIGDRELEFRVLQPAGPPAWLRLRGRLLPGGEGRPARLVGTVADATKLRSDVTDVARVQRLAAALATAGTVKDVGKAVVAALRKPLQADRIALAELENDRLVVTVLDPPDPESWPELWRSEWRTEWPDAPVRAMPTLAAALREGRARIWPADSPLEPALAEVGPGGLAVLPLPAGGRMAGACLIGWDSPHDFGPDERALLTACAGLAGQALLRAHAFDAEHELVGMLQRTLLPRRLPRLPGAVAVARYLPTTAGLEVGGDWYDVIPLNDNHVAFVIGDVQGHNAGAATLMGQMRTALRAYAAEGHAPDVVVAHANRLLLDMETDLFATCAYVDVDMEEGTAWCVRAGHVPPVLRQPDGTTEIAHAEGGPPLGVLGQAEFPMTPLRLRPGTILALTTDGLVESADTDIDVGLDRLARELARADPGHLGLVADALLTGAHREDDVALLLMRYDGMAVRPLRESWTVWRVPEAVRHARRFTRRTLRTWGVARDCVDAALLVVSELVTNALVHTEGPVRLDLSLVNHRLRLAVADSSPRSPVKPTSIGWEATGGRGILLVEAMSAAWGTVPVSGGKQVWADLVPGA, from the coding sequence GTGGCCACTGAGGGCGCTGCGGTGCGCAGAACGAGGACGGAGCGTGCCGAAAGTGCCCTCGCCACGCTCACCTCGTCGCCCCCGTCGCCCGACCGGCTGCGCCGCGTCCTCGAACAGGCGCTGGTCTTCGCCGGCGCGGCGTTCGCCGGGGTGTACTCGCCCGGCGGCGACCCCGCGACGCTGTGCCTGGCCGAGTCGGCGGGCCTGCCCCGCACCCTGTACGGACTGCGCGACGGCTACCCGGCCGGCGGACACTCCCCGGTCGCCGCGGCCCACCGCGGCGGGCGTCCGCTCTGGCTCGGACCCGAGGAACTCGCCGACTGCCCCGAGGCCCGCCGGACCCCGTCCCCGGAGTTCAGCCTGGCCGTCCTGCCGCTCGGCGCGGCCGGCGCGGGCTGCCTGGTCGCCGTCAGCGAGGAGCCCGGCGGCTTCGGCACCGACGACCGCGTCTGCCTGGAGCTGATCGCCGGTGCCGTCGCCGTGCCCGTACCGGCCGGCCCGGCCGCCGACACCGGCGAACTGCCCGCCGACGCCTTCAGCCTGGCCATGGACACCGGCCGGGTCGAGGTCGGCGACACGATCCTGCGGCTCTTCGGCATCGGCCGCGAGGCGTTCGACGGCCGGGTGGAGACCCTGCTCGCCCTGACCGTGCCCGAGGACCTGCCCGCCCTGATGTCGGTCGTCGAGGCCGACCACATGTCCATCGGCGACCGCGAACTGGAGTTCCGCGTCCTGCAGCCCGCCGGCCCGCCCGCCTGGCTGCGGCTGCGCGGCCGGCTGCTGCCCGGCGGCGAGGGCCGGCCGGCCCGGCTCGTCGGCACCGTCGCGGACGCCACCAAGCTGCGCTCCGACGTCACCGACGTGGCCCGCGTGCAGCGCCTCGCCGCCGCCCTCGCCACCGCCGGCACCGTCAAGGACGTCGGCAAGGCCGTCGTGGCCGCCCTGCGCAAACCCCTGCAGGCCGACCGGATCGCGCTCGCCGAACTGGAGAACGACCGCCTCGTCGTCACCGTCCTGGACCCGCCCGACCCCGAGTCCTGGCCCGAGCTGTGGCGCAGCGAGTGGCGCACCGAGTGGCCCGACGCGCCGGTGCGCGCCATGCCCACCCTGGCTGCCGCCCTGCGCGAGGGCCGCGCCCGGATCTGGCCCGCCGACAGCCCCCTGGAACCGGCGCTCGCCGAGGTCGGCCCCGGCGGTCTCGCCGTGCTGCCGCTGCCCGCCGGCGGCCGCATGGCCGGCGCCTGCCTCATCGGCTGGGACAGCCCGCACGACTTCGGTCCCGACGAGCGCGCCCTGCTCACCGCCTGCGCCGGTCTGGCCGGCCAGGCCCTGCTGCGCGCCCACGCCTTCGACGCCGAGCACGAACTCGTCGGCATGCTCCAGCGCACCCTGCTGCCCCGCCGGCTGCCCCGGCTGCCCGGCGCGGTCGCCGTCGCCCGGTACCTGCCCACCACCGCCGGACTGGAGGTCGGCGGCGACTGGTACGACGTCATCCCGCTGAACGACAACCACGTCGCGTTCGTCATCGGCGACGTCCAGGGCCACAATGCGGGCGCCGCCACCCTCATGGGCCAGATGCGGACCGCGCTGCGCGCCTACGCCGCCGAGGGTCACGCCCCCGACGTGGTCGTCGCGCACGCCAACCGGCTGCTGCTGGACATGGAGACCGACCTCTTCGCCACCTGCGCCTACGTCGACGTCGACATGGAGGAGGGCACCGCCTGGTGCGTCCGCGCCGGGCACGTGCCGCCGGTGCTGCGCCAGCCGGACGGCACCACCGAGATCGCGCACGCGGAGGGCGGCCCGCCGCTCGGCGTGCTCGGCCAGGCCGAGTTCCCGATGACCCCGCTCAGGCTGCGGCCCGGCACGATCCTCGCGCTCACCACGGACGGTCTCGTGGAGTCCGCGGACACTGATATCGACGTGGGCCTCGACCGCCTCGCCCGCGAGCTGGCCCGCGCCGACCCCGGCCACCTCGGCCTGGTCGCCGACGCGCTGCTCACCGGCGCCCACCGCGAGGACGACGTCGCCCTGCTGCTCATGCGCTACGACGGCATGGCCGTACGGCCGCTGCGCGAGAGCTGGACCGTGTGGCGGGTCCCGGAGGCGGTCCGGCACGCCCGCCGCTTCACCCGCCGCACCCTGCGCACCTGGGGCGTGGCCCGGGACTGTGTCGACGCGGCGCTGCTGGTCGTCTCCGAACTGGTCACCAACGCCCTCGTGCACACCGAGGGCCCGGTCCGGCTCGACCTGAGCCTGGTCAACCACCGGCTGCGGCTCGCCGTCGCCGACTCCTCGCCCCGCAGCCCGGTCAAGCCCACCAGCATCGGCTGGGAGGCCACCGGCGGGCGCGGCATCCTCCTGGTGGAGGCCATGTCGGCGGCCTGGGGCACCGTCCCGGTCAGCGGCGGCAAACAGGTCTGGGCGGACCTGGTGCCGGGCGCCTGA
- a CDS encoding SapB/AmfS family lanthipeptide, whose amino-acid sequence MALLDLQALESDEHNGGGGASTVSLLSCVSAASVLLCL is encoded by the coding sequence ATGGCACTTCTCGACCTGCAGGCACTGGAGTCCGACGAGCACAACGGAGGCGGCGGCGCCAGCACCGTGAGCCTGCTGTCCTGCGTCTCGGCGGCGAGCGTCCTGCTCTGCCTCTGA
- a CDS encoding ABC transporter ATP-binding protein: MSMGATAVGLLLPAVLGRTLDRLLAQAPATRWVACCAALVLLHAVLEAGTDVVSGTLDARATGWLRRRVTGHVLAVGPRAGARFGAGDLVARLVGNATQAGTAPGALAALLAALAGPVGGVVALGLLDPWLVLVFLAGAPVLALLLRAFARDTTACVAEYQREQGRIAAALAEAVGGHRTIRAAGVEDRETARVLAPLPALSRAGHRMWRVQGRAAAQAVAVAPLLNLGVVAVAGLLLARHRLSVGDVLAASRYAVLASGFGVLVGQLAALSRARAATGRLAEVLAEPAPAHGARHLPPGPGRLELRGVSALRGGRTVLDGVDLTVPGGSTLAVVGRSGAGKSLLAELAGRLADPDTGEVLLDGVPLRDLAHDELRSAVAYAFERPALLGETIEDTLRLGLADPEPSAIRAAARRAHADAFIRRLPHGYATRCADAPHSGGESQRLGLARAFAHGGRLLILDDALSSLDTVTEHHITESLLSSAPSPTRLLMAHRVTTASRADRVAWLADGRVRAVGTHAELWRDAEYRAVFGGLTTGPGRPDEKPDG, from the coding sequence ATGAGCATGGGCGCCACGGCCGTCGGGCTGCTGCTGCCGGCCGTGCTGGGCCGGACCCTGGACCGGCTGCTCGCTCAGGCGCCGGCGACCCGCTGGGTGGCCTGCTGCGCGGCCCTGGTGCTGCTGCACGCGGTGCTGGAGGCGGGCACCGACGTGGTGTCCGGCACGCTCGACGCGCGGGCCACCGGGTGGCTGCGCCGCCGGGTCACCGGGCACGTCCTCGCGGTGGGCCCGCGCGCGGGGGCCCGGTTCGGCGCCGGCGACCTCGTCGCTCGCCTGGTGGGCAACGCCACGCAGGCCGGAACGGCGCCGGGTGCGCTGGCCGCGCTGCTCGCGGCACTCGCCGGCCCGGTCGGGGGTGTGGTGGCGCTCGGTCTCCTCGACCCGTGGCTGGTGCTCGTGTTCCTCGCCGGCGCACCCGTGCTGGCGCTGCTGCTGCGGGCGTTCGCCCGGGACACGACGGCGTGCGTCGCCGAGTACCAGCGGGAGCAGGGCAGGATCGCCGCCGCTCTCGCGGAGGCGGTCGGCGGCCACCGTACGATCCGGGCGGCCGGCGTCGAGGACCGCGAGACGGCCCGGGTGCTGGCCCCGCTGCCCGCGCTCTCGCGCGCCGGGCACCGGATGTGGCGGGTGCAGGGGCGGGCCGCGGCCCAGGCGGTGGCCGTGGCCCCGCTGCTGAACCTGGGGGTGGTCGCCGTGGCCGGGCTGCTCCTCGCCCGGCACCGGCTGTCGGTGGGCGACGTGCTGGCCGCCTCCCGGTACGCGGTCCTCGCGAGCGGCTTCGGGGTGCTGGTCGGACAACTCGCCGCGCTCAGCAGGGCCCGCGCCGCGACCGGCAGGCTCGCCGAGGTGCTGGCCGAACCCGCCCCCGCCCACGGCGCCCGGCACCTGCCGCCCGGCCCGGGGCGCCTCGAACTGCGCGGTGTGTCGGCTCTCCGGGGCGGCCGTACCGTCCTGGACGGCGTGGATCTCACCGTGCCGGGCGGCAGCACGCTCGCCGTGGTCGGCCGCTCCGGCGCCGGCAAGTCGCTGCTCGCCGAACTCGCCGGCCGGCTGGCCGACCCGGACACCGGCGAGGTGCTCCTGGACGGGGTCCCGCTACGGGACCTCGCCCACGACGAACTGCGGAGCGCGGTCGCCTACGCCTTCGAACGCCCGGCTCTGCTGGGGGAGACCATCGAGGACACGCTCCGCCTCGGCCTTGCCGACCCCGAGCCGTCCGCGATCCGGGCCGCCGCGCGCCGGGCCCACGCCGACGCGTTCATCCGCCGCCTCCCCCACGGCTATGCCACGCGCTGCGCCGACGCGCCCCACTCCGGCGGAGAGTCGCAGCGCCTGGGCCTCGCCCGCGCCTTCGCGCACGGCGGCCGCCTGCTGATCCTGGACGACGCCCTGTCCAGCCTGGACACGGTCACCGAGCACCACATCACCGAATCCCTCCTGTCGTCCGCCCCGTCTCCCACCCGCCTTCTGATGGCGCACCGCGTGACGACGGCCTCCCGTGCCGACCGGGTCGCCTGGCTGGCGGACGGCCGCGTACGGGCGGTGGGCACGCACGCGGAGCTGTGGCGGGACGCGGAATACCGGGCGGTGTTCGGGGGCCTCACGACAGGCCCCGGCCGCCCGGACGAGAAGCCGGACGGCTGA
- a CDS encoding ATP-binding cassette domain-containing protein: MRELRAQGVRFLRGRWGVVARLGGWSVLEAAQTFVTGYAPARALDAGFLAGNARLGLLWLAGAGLAVCAGAYGTGRVYGVVAALVEPARDRLVERVVARGVREADSGALSRLTQQVEIARDTLAGLVMLSRSFLFTAAGALIGLFSLAPLLLVVVVPPVLAGLVLFAATLRPLARRQERFLVADEALAAELGAVGPGLRDITAAGAQGWAAAGTGRRIEAEVRAARALARWSVVRVAALAVGGQLPVVLLLAAAPWLLRHDVTPGALVGALAYVTQSLLPALQNLVHGLGTSGSRLTVILRRLTSPAGRSASDAIRRRPPAAASGLVAQFPAPLPGTALPGADAAEPSTADDAGRPRSPAAPSGPIAQIPAPLPGAALPGADAAEPSTADDANRPRSPAAPSGPIAQFPAPLPGTALPGTDAAERSTADDANRPRSPAAPSGPIAQFPAPLPGTALPGTDAAERSTADDANRPRSPAAPSGLVGQIPAALRGAAVCGAGLSVGLWGEGVPALELFGVTFAYGAASAAVLDGLDLVVPPGGHLAVVGPSGVGKSTLAGLVAGLLEAREGAIRVFGRAVPGAEAAGARVLIPQEAYVHGGTLAENLGLFRAGPVPEGELLAAAEAVGLGPHMASMGGLGARVDPAALSAGERQLIALTRAYLSPAPLALLDEATCHLDPEAEERAERAFAARPGGTLVVVAHRISSARRAARVLVLDGPRTAYGTHDELLRTSALYRDLVGGWTAAPAAPAR, encoded by the coding sequence GTGAGGGAGCTGCGGGCACAGGGCGTACGGTTCCTGCGCGGACGCTGGGGGGTGGTCGCGCGGCTCGGCGGCTGGTCGGTGCTGGAGGCGGCGCAGACCTTCGTCACCGGGTACGCGCCGGCGCGGGCGCTGGACGCCGGGTTCCTGGCCGGGAACGCGCGGCTCGGGCTGCTGTGGCTGGCGGGCGCGGGACTCGCCGTCTGCGCGGGGGCGTACGGGACGGGGCGGGTGTACGGCGTCGTCGCCGCGCTGGTCGAACCCGCGCGGGACCGGCTGGTCGAGCGGGTGGTGGCGCGCGGGGTGCGCGAGGCGGACAGCGGGGCGCTGTCCCGGCTCACCCAGCAGGTGGAGATCGCGCGGGACACTCTGGCCGGTCTCGTGATGCTCTCCCGCTCCTTCCTGTTCACCGCGGCGGGTGCGCTGATCGGCCTGTTCTCGCTGGCGCCGCTGCTGCTGGTCGTCGTCGTACCCCCGGTGCTGGCCGGTCTCGTCCTCTTCGCGGCGACCCTGCGCCCGCTGGCCCGGCGTCAGGAGCGGTTCCTCGTGGCCGACGAGGCGCTGGCCGCGGAGTTGGGCGCGGTGGGGCCGGGGTTGCGGGACATCACGGCGGCCGGCGCGCAGGGGTGGGCGGCGGCGGGTACGGGCCGGCGGATCGAGGCGGAGGTGCGGGCCGCGCGGGCGCTGGCGCGCTGGAGCGTGGTCCGGGTGGCGGCGCTGGCTGTGGGCGGCCAGCTGCCCGTGGTCCTGCTGCTCGCGGCGGCGCCGTGGCTGCTGCGCCATGACGTCACTCCGGGCGCCCTGGTCGGCGCGCTCGCCTATGTCACGCAGTCCTTGCTGCCGGCTCTGCAGAACCTCGTCCACGGCTTGGGCACGAGTGGCTCACGCCTGACGGTGATCCTGCGTCGGCTGACCTCGCCTGCGGGGCGCTCCGCTTCGGACGCGATCCGCCGTCGTCCGCCTGCGGCAGCGTCTGGGCTGGTCGCGCAGTTCCCCGCGCCCCTTCCGGGCACTGCCCTCCCCGGAGCGGACGCCGCCGAGCCCTCCACCGCAGACGACGCGGGCCGCCCTCGTTCGCCCGCAGCGCCGTCGGGGCCGATCGCGCAGATCCCCGCGCCCCTTCCGGGCGCTGCCCTCCCCGGAGCGGACGCCGCCGAGCCCTCCACCGCAGACGACGCGAACCGACCTCGTTCGCCCGCAGCGCCGTCGGGGCCGATCGCGCAGTTCCCCGCGCCCCTTCCGGGCACTGCCCTCCCCGGGACGGACGCCGCGGAGCGCTCCACTGCGGATGACGCGAACCGACCTCGTTCGCCCGCAGCGCCGTCGGGGCCGATCGCGCAGTTCCCCGCGCCCCTTCCGGGCACTGCCCTCCCCGGGACGGACGCCGCGGAGCGCTCCACTGCGGATGACGCGAACCGACCTCGTTCGCCTGCAGCGCCGTCCGGGCTGGTCGGGCAGATCCCCGCGGCCCTTCGGGGCGCTGCCGTGTGCGGGGCGGGGTTGTCCGTGGGGCTTTGGGGTGAGGGTGTTCCTGCGCTGGAGCTCTTCGGCGTCACCTTTGCCTATGGGGCGGCTAGTGCGGCCGTGCTCGATGGGCTTGACCTGGTTGTCCCGCCGGGTGGGCATCTTGCTGTCGTGGGGCCGAGTGGGGTGGGGAAGTCGACGCTCGCGGGTCTCGTCGCCGGCCTGCTGGAAGCGCGGGAGGGGGCGATTCGGGTGTTCGGGCGGGCTGTGCCGGGGGCGGAGGCGGCGGGGGCGCGGGTGTTGATCCCGCAGGAGGCGTATGTGCACGGGGGCACGCTTGCCGAGAATCTCGGCCTGTTCCGGGCGGGTCCGGTGCCCGAGGGCGAGCTGCTGGCCGCCGCCGAGGCCGTCGGGCTCGGCCCGCACATGGCCTCGATGGGCGGCCTTGGCGCCCGGGTGGATCCGGCGGCGCTGTCGGCCGGTGAGCGCCAGTTGATCGCGCTGACGAGGGCGTACCTCTCCCCCGCGCCGCTGGCGCTGCTCGACGAGGCGACCTGCCACCTCGACCCCGAGGCGGAGGAGCGCGCCGAGCGGGCCTTCGCCGCGCGCCCGGGCGGCACCCTGGTCGTGGTCGCGCACCGGATCAGCTCGGCCCGCCGCGCCGCGCGCGTCCTCGTGCTGGACGGACCGCGCACCGCCTACGGCACGCACGACGAACTCCTGCGGACCTCGGCTCTCTACCGGGACCTGGTCGGCGGCTGGACGGCGGCGCCGGCCGCCCCCGCCCGGTGA
- a CDS encoding response regulator transcription factor, with amino-acid sequence MIRVLLVHDACLVRSVLADWLRAEPGLDVADTPWRAASARVRSLCPDVCAADLECGDGHAAPPLSDLCPPGTGGRPPALVVLAGASRPGLLKRAAEAGALGFVDKAGSPDRLVRAIRRVAEGERFVDPSLGFGFLKAAQMPLTRRELSVLSLAAQGASIAEIAGSLHLSHGTVRNYMAAITRKTGARNRVDAIRISRGEGWV; translated from the coding sequence GTGATCCGGGTTCTTCTGGTGCACGACGCGTGTCTGGTGCGATCGGTCCTGGCCGACTGGCTGCGGGCGGAACCCGGCCTCGACGTCGCCGACACGCCATGGCGTGCCGCGTCCGCGCGGGTACGGTCCTTATGCCCGGACGTGTGCGCGGCCGACCTGGAATGCGGTGACGGTCACGCCGCTCCGCCGCTGTCCGACCTGTGCCCGCCCGGCACCGGGGGGAGACCGCCCGCCCTCGTGGTGCTCGCGGGCGCGAGCCGGCCCGGGCTGCTGAAGCGGGCGGCCGAGGCGGGCGCGCTCGGCTTCGTCGACAAGGCCGGGTCGCCCGACCGGCTGGTGCGCGCGATCCGGCGGGTCGCGGAGGGGGAACGTTTCGTCGACCCCTCGCTGGGCTTCGGCTTCCTCAAGGCCGCGCAGATGCCGCTGACGCGCCGCGAGCTGAGCGTGCTGTCGCTGGCGGCCCAGGGTGCGTCGATCGCGGAGATCGCCGGAAGCCTGCACCTGTCCCACGGCACCGTGCGCAACTACATGGCGGCGATCACCCGCAAGACCGGTGCGCGCAACCGCGTCGACGCGATCCGCATCTCGCGGGGCGAGGGCTGGGTGTGA
- a CDS encoding SpoIIE family protein phosphatase yields the protein MNARPYEEVVGVSDGPRPAVATGRRVRRPVLSVALASMMEEVDAHSGAVYLLRTDEPVLEMAVMAGLPRAFAAPWERVGLSAPIPVADAARERRLVWVGGEEEMAGRYPRIAVVLPYPFALAALPLATPEKVYGAVFLTWPGSHAPELSDRERDHLTAACDRLATRLERAAEESRPLGDEADLLAAPAIGSTDTPASVEAARMVARLPYGLVSLDLHGRIAFANSAAAELLGRPAGELLGTLPWVSVPWLNDPMYEDRYRAALISQHVTSFVALRPPGEWLSFRLYPTTTGLSVRISRARAVAQLAQAAPKPASGPSRLVTISQVLSLAGALTEAVGVQDVVQLVADEIAPAVGSQALVVLGSQAGRLHLLGHRGYADPRVVEHYDGRPLSDRAPGTQALSSGVPGFFESREHLERLYPERRDTPDGYAAWAYLPLIASGRPVGTCVLAYAEPHPFPADERAVLTSLGGLIAQALERAQLYDAKFRLAHGLQEALLPRTLAAPPGIEAAARYVPATRGLEIGGDFYDLVPSRPLAAAVIGDVQGHNVTAAGLMGQLRTGVRAYTTVGQAPEDVMRSTNRLLIDLGVDLFASCLYLRLDPARGRAVMARAGHPPPLLRRPDGRVKVLDLAGGPLLGIDAEATYPTTEVSLSPGSLLVLYTDGLVESPGLDIEDALADLGSLLTDIGDRPLEQLADDLVAHAASARELVDDVAVLLLRACPVG from the coding sequence ATGAACGCGCGGCCGTACGAGGAGGTGGTCGGCGTGTCCGACGGGCCGAGGCCGGCGGTGGCCACCGGCAGGCGGGTGCGCCGCCCGGTGCTGTCCGTCGCGCTGGCCTCGATGATGGAGGAGGTCGACGCGCACTCCGGTGCCGTGTACCTGCTCCGGACCGACGAGCCGGTGCTGGAGATGGCGGTGATGGCGGGGCTGCCGCGGGCGTTCGCCGCGCCGTGGGAGCGGGTGGGGCTGAGCGCGCCGATCCCGGTCGCCGACGCGGCGCGGGAGCGGCGGCTGGTGTGGGTGGGCGGCGAGGAGGAGATGGCCGGCCGCTACCCGCGCATCGCGGTGGTGCTGCCGTATCCCTTCGCGCTGGCCGCGCTGCCCCTGGCGACACCGGAGAAGGTGTACGGCGCGGTGTTCCTGACCTGGCCCGGATCGCATGCGCCGGAGCTGTCCGACCGGGAGCGGGACCATCTGACGGCGGCCTGCGACCGGCTGGCGACGCGGCTGGAACGGGCCGCCGAGGAGAGCCGGCCGCTGGGCGACGAGGCCGATCTGCTGGCCGCGCCGGCGATCGGCTCGACGGACACGCCGGCCTCGGTCGAGGCGGCCCGGATGGTGGCCCGGCTGCCGTACGGACTGGTGTCGCTGGACCTGCACGGCCGAATCGCCTTCGCCAACTCCGCCGCCGCCGAACTGCTCGGCCGGCCCGCGGGTGAACTCCTCGGCACGCTGCCGTGGGTGTCGGTGCCGTGGCTCAACGACCCGATGTACGAGGACCGGTACCGGGCCGCGCTGATCAGCCAGCACGTCACGTCGTTCGTGGCACTGCGGCCGCCCGGCGAGTGGCTGTCGTTCCGGCTGTATCCGACCACCACCGGGCTCAGCGTGCGGATCAGCCGCGCCCGCGCGGTCGCCCAGCTGGCGCAGGCGGCGCCTAAACCCGCGTCCGGCCCGTCCCGCCTGGTGACCATCTCCCAGGTGCTGAGTCTCGCGGGAGCGCTGACCGAGGCGGTGGGCGTGCAGGACGTGGTGCAGCTGGTCGCGGACGAGATCGCCCCGGCGGTCGGCAGCCAGGCCCTGGTGGTCCTCGGCTCGCAGGCCGGGCGGCTGCACCTGCTCGGGCACCGCGGCTACGCGGACCCACGGGTCGTGGAGCATTACGACGGCCGGCCGCTGAGCGACCGCGCCCCGGGCACGCAGGCGTTGAGCAGCGGGGTGCCCGGCTTCTTCGAGTCCCGGGAGCATCTCGAACGCCTGTACCCGGAGCGGCGCGACACGCCGGACGGGTACGCGGCGTGGGCGTACCTGCCGCTGATCGCGTCGGGACGGCCGGTGGGCACGTGCGTGCTGGCGTACGCCGAGCCGCACCCCTTCCCCGCGGACGAGCGGGCCGTGCTGACGAGCCTCGGCGGCCTGATCGCCCAGGCCCTGGAGCGGGCCCAGCTCTACGACGCCAAGTTCCGCCTCGCCCACGGCCTCCAGGAAGCGCTGCTGCCGCGCACCCTCGCCGCACCGCCGGGCATCGAGGCGGCCGCCCGCTACGTGCCGGCCACGCGCGGTCTGGAGATCGGCGGCGACTTCTACGACCTGGTGCCGAGCCGGCCCCTCGCGGCGGCGGTGATCGGGGACGTGCAGGGACACAACGTGACGGCGGCCGGGCTGATGGGGCAGCTGCGCACGGGGGTACGGGCGTACACCACCGTGGGGCAGGCGCCGGAGGACGTGATGCGCAGCACCAACCGGCTGCTCATCGACCTCGGCGTCGATCTGTTCGCCAGCTGCCTGTACCTGCGGCTGGACCCGGCGCGCGGGCGGGCCGTGATGGCGCGGGCGGGGCATCCGCCGCCGCTGCTGAGGAGGCCGGACGGGCGGGTGAAAGTGCTGGACCTGGCCGGCGGGCCGCTGCTGGGCATCGACGCGGAGGCGACGTATCCGACGACGGAGGTGTCCCTCTCCCCCGGCTCGCTCCTCGTCCTCTACACCGACGGTCTCGTCGAGTCCCCCGGCCTGGACATCGAGGACGCCCTGGCCGATCTCGGCTCTCTGCTGACGGACATCGGCGACCGGCCCCTGGAACAGCTGGCCGACGACCTGGTGGCCCACGCCGCGTCGGCACGCGAACTCGTGGACGATGTCGCGGTGCTGCTGCTGAGGGCCTGCCCGGTCGGCTGA